CATTACGGCGACGGCAAGATATTTGTTGTGCCGGTGAGGCTTGTCGAAAGGATAAGGACGGCGGAAGAAGGACTGTACGCGGTGAGTTAAGTCAAAAAGAAAAGGAGCGCCGCTCCAACGAAAGCAGTTTGGCTTTAAAATGTGCGCCTCCGCCCCCGGAATATCCGCCCAATTTTCCGCCGGAGGTTATTATCCTGTGGCACGGTATAACGATGGGCGTTTTGTTTATAGATAAAGCGCCGGCGCAAGCCCTCGAGTAAGTTCCTTCAAAGCCTGCTTTCAGCGCAAGTTCCTTGTATGACATCGTTTCGCCGTACTTAATAGAGCGTGAGGCAAAAAGTATCTTTTTTGTAAAATCGCCGTAGTAAGAAAAGTTTACGGGGGTTTTTGCGAAGTCGGCAATTTTGCCCGAAAAATAGTTATCCAATAGATTTATCAGGCTGCATAAATAGTCCAGGCGGTTATAATCATTCTGCCCCAGCAATATTAAAGATTGCCCGTTTTGATTTAACCGCCTGCCGTTAAATTCCTTAAAAGTTTTGATATCGGGATTTTTTATTTTTATTTCTTCGATACAATTTTCCGATAACTTTATTTCCAAATCGGCTATTTTTGTCTTAAATTCAAAAATATATAACAATGACTTGTGATTTAGCTTTTTATTTTAATTATGCCCGCAAGTTTTATTGGCGCAGGAACAAGCAGGAGCAGGGGTTGCCGCGTTTTCCGTTTTTGTTTTTTGGGATGCGTTTTCCGAACTAGAACTGCTGTAATCGGTCTTATACCAGCCCGAACCTTTTAACACAAAACTTGAATTCGATATGAGCTTTTCTAATTTTCCTCCGCATTCAGGACAGGTTCCCAAAGGTTTTTCATTAATACCCTGAATCACTTCCATATAATTGCCGCAGTCTTTGCATTTGTATTCCCTGATAGGCATTTTTGACCTCCGTAAAAATATTTATTTATAAATTTTATTAACATTCGATTATTTAGTTAATTATATCATAAATTTACAAATCATGAAATATGATTATACATCTTTGCGCAGTTTTATTATATAATACATATAAGATTATTTATTATGAGATTTTTTGTTTATTTTATAATTAAAATAGGTTAATTTAAATTATGGGAAATTACAATGGAC
This is a stretch of genomic DNA from Candidatus Acidulodesulfobacterium ferriphilum. It encodes these proteins:
- a CDS encoding methylated-DNA--[protein]-cysteine S-methyltransferase; this encodes MLYIFEFKTKIADLEIKLSENCIEEIKIKNPDIKTFKEFNGRRLNQNGQSLILLGQNDYNRLDYLCSLINLLDNYFSGKIADFAKTPVNFSYYGDFTKKILFASRSIKYGETMSYKELALKAGFEGTYSRACAGALSINKTPIVIPCHRIITSGGKLGGYSGGGGAHFKAKLLSLERRSFSF
- a CDS encoding zinc ribbon domain-containing protein, coding for MPIREYKCKDCGNYMEVIQGINEKPLGTCPECGGKLEKLISNSSFVLKGSGWYKTDYSSSSSENASQKTKTENAATPAPACSCANKTCGHN